The Geotrypetes seraphini chromosome 2, aGeoSer1.1, whole genome shotgun sequence genome contains the following window.
ttgaatgaagctgaaccttggaggactttcttttttttactgttttgcattttgGTTGAAGCTGATAGTGCCTGAactgagggagaggtttgctattaTCTGGGAGGGAAAATTTGAAGCTATTATAAGCTGAAAttaaagcaaacctgaggcactctccttttcctggcagtgcaatgcttggctgccagaggcttccttTTTGAAGCATTAACAATAGGGTACCCAGTGCCTTTTGCCCTATTGAGTTGTCAGAGTTTGTAAGGAACTGAATGCCCTGCTTAGGAGCAGGTTTAATTGATTGCTAAAGAAAGCATAAGGCCCAGTGaggtgaagaaaagaaaaaatatatttttttttggtgTTTGAATTTATGTTTTGACTGTTCATTATTCTGCTGTTTGAATTTGAACTGAAGACATTCTACTTACCTGTTGTTGGTAGGACTTCTAAGAATCATGACTTTATTACcttaaagaaaataaatcctGAGTTTTGATTTACTTATTTTTTCTGAAGAATTgtggtttatttttgcttttactCTTGGTGTCAGTCcatgcctgcagggtgactccaggccgggtcacacgcaggTGTTGTTGTGTGTGTAACCACTGTGAGGTGCTGTGGAGGCTCGTTCAGGCCACAGACCCGGTTACAATATACAGGGTGGCGAGTGCCATATTGGTGCTATGCTCGCTTGACGATCATTGCAGCTGCAGTGGTTGATGGGGCATAGATATGCATTACAAAGAAACCTTCTGCCTTAGCTGATGCGTACAGGTACTTTCCACTTAGTACCAGGAAGTTATACTGGCGAGTTCACTGGACAAGATCAGTTTTCACTACCGCCATTTGCTGGTAGGAGGGAATAGTAAACACTTGTTCGGAACGGCATGGGCCAACTAAGGGAAGAAAATTCTCAGGTAAGACATAcagtattttcccttttttccccctaGGTGTGTTTGGTTGTTTCCTTTGTTCTTTGTCCTGTATTTCTGAACAACTCTTATTTAAAATTGCAGAAGTAATTGTTCTTTTAAAGAAGGATGTCATTATATAAAGCATCTGTGTAAGAAAACACATTTTAAGCCCACTTTGGTATAGGTCAAAGGCTCAGAAAAGGGACGTCAGAATTGGAATGTTCAGTTTGCAGCGTGTTTTACAAAAAGCCCACCAGACAGAGAGTCATTTGTTAAATACTTATAAGAGCACAGAAAATATACAGGTATCTGGCAGCACGTTCAGGGGGTCAATCTGTAAGGGGCGCAGTGGTAAAGCAGGTAAAAGAGCAACCACAAAGCAAAAGGCAGGAGACCTTTGTGCCACGAGAACGATGATCAGTCCGGAACAACAAAAGTGGAACGGGAGACCCTGGATGTGAGAAGAGTCGTCCAATTCAAAAGTTTATTAGAATCAAAATATCATATAAGGACATTGAAATTAAAGAGTCTTAAATGCAGACAAAGCATATATTGCAGAAGTCTCACAATCCGCTAATTGCTCCCAGGAATAATGGTTAAAACCGGACCGTGTTTCGGCAGAactttgccttcctcaggggtcctgatgGATGTTGGAGAAACTGAACACGAACAATTAGGCTTAAGGTGCCAAAAGGTTCATAAGAGCGCTGACGTGATCGTGTTTCGAGCAGGAAAGTCACTCTAAGTCAGGGCTCAATTTGTTATGaaacacgatcatatcagtgCGCTTATGAACCTTTTGGCGCCCTAAGCCTAGTTGCTCGGGTTCAGTTTCTCCAACATCcatcaggacccctgaggaagacaaagCTCTGCCGAAACACGGTCCGGTTTTAACCATTATTCCTGGGAGCAATTAGCGGATTGTGAGATTTCTTCAATACAGTCAAatctcggtttgtgagtaacgcgcgttgactcgatatgcgagccccaccccaccccgggaACCGGCTTTGCTTATCCCCCAAGGCCACCAGCGCTGCTTCCTCCGCGACCGAGATCGCCTCcctctcggagagggtgagagccagaaggccttgagcatgtgcccaGCATCGAACCAACGGCAGGCATTTCCAGCACCGGCGCACGGATGGTGAGGCAAACACATGGCCagtcagtggggggaggagggaggcaaTGTCAGTCACGGagggagcagcaccggtggcctcaggGAAGAAGCAAAGTCGGTTCCCGGGGTGAGGTGGGGTATCAAAGTGGtgagcagcagtgggagaagacAGAAGAAGGGGATatatgtcagggggagggggagatgtacCTATTAAGTCAGTGAAACAAATCATCCAAGTTCTTTGGAGAACTTTGCTTTGAggaacgaatcatccgagttgccattatggcccatggggaactttgctttgatatacgagcactttggattacgagcatgcttctggaacgaattatggtGCCACTGTATATGATTTGTCTGCATTTAAGACCTTTTAATTTTGATGTTCTTATATGATATTTTgatgataataaacttttgaatTGGACGACTGCTGTCACAtcctgaccaactgactttcccgccaaaattcaaattggtggactgccctgttcccaatcaggtcggtgaacccactatttccaaagtcacactgtttagaaagtcacactgcagacttcagagcaaaccctgaagaaagccacagcatggtggccgaaacgtcggtttctacctgtcAAAGATGCAGCGAGAttcggaaacctgcaacaagcatatgCCTAGAGATTTATAACTGTTTTCTGCTATATTTTACCCCTGAAATACCATACACGATGCTACCTGCTCTGACCTAACCCTATTTCTGGGCCCACCTGCTTTTCCCGCAGGTGTGTGAAAATTCCAGAGCAGTTTTGTGATAGGATTAAAAACCCAGAATAATTTTCTCATTCACTAATAAATGATTGATGCTTTCTTCTGATGTTTTGCAGGCCTAGAAGTCACACAAGGAAGGAAGAGCGAGGAGAATCGAGAAGAAGGTGCGATAGAAATGGACCAGATGTCAAGACAGTCTGGATTTGACTGCGATATTGTTTTGCTGGGGACTGAGAAGAGACATTCAAGGCACGGTAAGAAGGAATCGGAGAACGAGCAGAGAGACTTTGTGGGAGACTCGCCAGATGGGGTCACTGAGTGTGAGAGAAGAGACAGCGCGCTCACAAACTCCACTGACCACCAGAAAGATGGGGAAACGAAGAAGCCCTTTGCCTGTAGGACCTGCGGAAGAAGATTTCAGAAGAAAAAACGCCGGGTTACTCtccaaagaaaagagagaaagttCCATATTAACAGTGATCGAATGCGGCCTAATCTGCGTCAGAGAGACGGGGTAGGGAAGACATCCTTTCTTTGTGATATCTGCGGAAGAAACTTCAATAGGAAATCACGTTTCATATTTCACAGAGAAATTCACAAGGGAGAGAGAACTTGCCCAACTAGCAGTGATCAAATGACATCTTTCACTCACCAGAGACAGCTGAGATCAAAAACATCTGTCCCAAATATCAGCAAAGAGCAAAAATCTTCTAATCTCCACCATACAGAAGAGACGGGGAAGAAATCATTTCTGAGTGACACCTGGGGGGGAAGCTTTGATACGGAATCATATTTAATGGGGCACCAGAATTCCCATTCATCTAAAACACTGTTTTCATGTACTGAAGCACACCTAAGAACACACACTGGTGTGAGACCATTTCCGTGCTCTCAGTGTGGTATCAGGTTCACTCATAAGCATCACCTTACAAGACACCAACAATTGCACAAAAAGAAACCATTTttgtgttctgaatgtggtaaaaggtTCATTCAAAAACACCAACTCAGAAGACACCAAAGATTACACAGTAAGAAGTCGTCGTGTTCTGAACCCAGCAGAAAAATCATTTGCAAGGATATGCTACTGTCGCATCGGAAAATTCACACGAACCGTAAACGAGTTACTCTGACTGAAAAGCGCGGGAACCACCCTGGTGAGAAACAAGTTTCATGTTCTGAATGTGAGGAAAATTTGGTGAGGAACAGAATGCTAGTGTTTCGTCAGAAAATTCACACAGGGGTTAAACCAGTTACATGGTCTGAATACGATAAAAGCTTCTTTCAGAAAACAGAGGTCAGAAACCACCAAGACATTCACACTGGTGTGAGACCGCCTTCATGTTCTCACTGTGGCAAAAGCTTCATTCAGAAGACCCACTTCATAAGGCTTCAAAAATTGCTTGTCGGTGAGGCACCTTTTTCATGTACTGACTGCGGCAGAACGTACCTTCATAAGAAAAGCTTTAGGAGACATCAGAAACTGCACGCTAGCGCCAAGCTGTTTTCACGCACTGAATGTGAGAAAAACGTTACTGGTGAGAATTTGTTAATGTCTCGTCGGATCATTCACACAGGCGATGAGCCGGTTTCATCAGTTCCCGAGTGTGATAAAACCGATTTTTGGAAAAGAAAACTTAGAAACCACCAAAAAATACACCCGAGACCGTTTACATGTTCTGACTGCAGTAAAGGGTTCTTTCAGAAGAGACATCTCATCAGACATCAAAAATTACACGCTGGCGAAAGACCTTTTTCATGCTCTAAATGTGACAAAAGATATGTTGATAAAGAGAGACTTGATCAACATAAAAAAGTACACGCTCTTTCCAAAGACAAAGATTTGCTACTATCCCCTCAGAAAATTGACACCGATCATAAGCCAGTTACATGTATTAAATATGATAAAAGTAATGTTCAGAAGAGAAAACTCAGGAACCAGATAATACATGCTGACGTTAGACCCTTTTCTTGTTCTGACTGCGGTAAAACCTTCTTTCGTAAGTGGCTCTTCATAAAGCACCAAAAATTACACGCCGGTGAGAGACCTTTTTCAAGTCCTCAGTCTGACACAACCTTCGTTCATAAGGACAGCCTCAAAAGACAGACATCATTTGTGGTATGTGCTAGGCCGCAACCATTTACATGTGCTGTGTACGATAAAAATGGGTTTCGGACACCAGACCTTGCAGAGTGCCAAAATGTTTGTCGCGGTGGGAGACGGTTTTTATGTTCCGAGTGTGGTAGAAGGTTCAGACTTAAGAAAAACCTCACAAGACACCAGAAATTACACAACGTTGAGAGACTATTTCCATGTTCTCAGTGTGATAAAAGTTACTTTCATGAGAGAGATCGCAGGAGACACGTAAAATTACACACTGCCGATCGACTGTTTTCAGGCTTTGTTAGTGCGAAAAACTTCAATTCAGAAAATTTACACAGGCCGCAAAGTACATGTCCTGAGTATGATAATGAAGACTTTCAGAAACCGGACCTTAGAAACCACCAATCAGAACGCACTGATAAACTTTCACCACTTTCAGAACAGTAAAAAAGCTTCTTTAAGAAGAAATAGCTCAAAAACAATCAAAGATCAGAGACCAtttaaatgttctttttttttttttttttgaaaagctttattCATTAAGCTATTCCTTACACACTCTGAATAGGCTGTTTGCAAACCATATCTCATTTACCAAACATACTTAATGTCTTAAAGTTTCcaattcctcccttcccaccctccccttaTCCAGGAACGGAATACCTACTAATCATACAGATTTGTCCAAAGTTGGAGAATGTATAACCTGAAGCGGCCGATAAACCATGTGTAGCCATGCAGGTGTCAATATGATGTCTTTTCTTTTGGGTCTTCTAAGTTTTCTAAAGTTCTCATATCTGCTGAAATTTTACACTGACCTCGCCATAGGGCTGTGCGTTTAGTCATTTGGTAGACAAAATCCAATTTCTGTAATACCATGGCCATGGTAGGTAGCAAGGGTTGTTTCCAAGTTGCTTTCAAGAGATAGTTTACAGACTGTGAACAAGCTGATTGCCTCGGATTTTATTCCCCTGGGCTTGAAATGTAGTAGGAAAAAGTCGGCCTTCTTAGAATATACTATTTTCACTATGGAAACTCCTGTCGAGTTCACTGCTTCCCAGAAGGGTTGCAACTTTCTTCGTATGTGAAACAAATTGCCCAGGGCGCCCCACTCCCTCCAATATTTCTCACCGCCATGTTTATATATTTTCGAACAGTCTCGTTGCTGTGTAATTCCAACTGTACAAGATTTTGTAACTGTTTTCAATCGGGTTGCTTGCAATTGATATTTTTGAGAAGATACTTAATCCTTTTTTTCCGCtcctttagggcctgattctggaaactgTGTCTGCAAAATGGGCGCCTACCACGGCAGACGCTGCGTCCAGAAATCACGTCTGTCTTTCCTCTATAGATGCCTTCAAGGTAGGCcaacatttaaggcgtctgactCGCAGGAGAATCGCCTAGGCACGCCTACGGACGCTTCCGGCCTAGAACATGCCTACACCGGCCTTAAGCGTCCGTAGGCGTGCCTTGACACCTCTTTATATGCGTgaatgccacctattttgtaggcgtcCAAAGCCCGATGgattctttattttttaaatgtgctTCGCAATTGGTCCTTTAGCCGGCGGTAGGACTCCTACTGCCACTTACATTCGGAATGCCGTTTTTAGAATCGGGCCCTTAGTGTACATAAAGTGCCTAAATCAGCTTCCCATTTGGCATGGAATGTACCCTcttccatctcctccctcttatTTGCTCGTTCCAGATTTGTTATCTCAAGGCCCAGGTCATCTCTTGCCCTTCATTGAATTTAATCCTTTATTTGTCTATATCTAAAGTTGTCTCTTTGTTGAATTCCATATTCCTCTTGCAGATCTACAAAGGACCAAAATTATCCATCTTCCTAGATTTGTCCTAAGAGGTAGCACCCTTGATCTGCCCATTGTGTGTAGGTGGCGTTGGTTCTTCCCGATATAAATCCAGGTGTATGACATATAGGTGTCAGTGTACAGCATTGTCTCTCTGGAAAGAATATATCAGCGCGTTGCTTGCACGTCAACGAGGGGGAATCCCTTTCGGGACCATTTTTAGTACGATCTTGATCTCCGACTTCAGAAGCCTTGGCCCAGAGCTGTTTCAATGTGCATCCATGTTTTGTCTGAATCCTTGAGCCAATCCGTTACAACTGTTATCTAATATTGTCCAATGTTGGGTGCACCCATTCCTCCTTTGAACTTTGGTTGACGATAGTATGCCTTTATGTACTCTAGGTGGGCGTTTCCTCTATATGAAAGAAAAGATTTTGCAGTTAAACTGTTTAAATATGTGTTTCGGAATGGGTAAAGGCAAAGCCAGAGACAAATAAAGTCATTTACGGTAGGttgaatcatcattttaacagcgTGGATTTGCCTTAGCAGTGATACGTTAAGGCCTCCGTTGAAACTAATGCTAAATTTACTAAAACTGATGCAGAAATTTCTTCTACGCAGAAGCTCTCAGGTTCCTTCATTAAAGAAAGGCAGTtctttcaaaggaaaattgaacAATTAGAAAATTATAATAGAAGGTTAAACCTAAGAGTACTGAATTTTCCTAAGTCTACTGCTTTAACTcctttaaaaaatttcttccagAGAATTTGAAATACACAACAGAGACTATTCCACCAATAAATAGGATTTACTATCTTCCTAATAAAAAAAATGGATTTACCTACAGAGAGTGATTAGGTTGATAAACCACAACCGTAATCATTTGACTTTAATAATATAACAGATATATTGGAAAATTCATAAGAGGCTATCGAATATAGAGGGACTTTGCTAATATCATTCGTATTTGAGCAGGACTTAAATTCTTTAATGAGAATCTTTTCTCGTCACTCACATACCTTATTTTTTGGTCAGAAGATCTGGGTTTTCCCAAGTCAACTCAAGAACGAAGAAAGCCTTTTTTGGGGTATGAGGGAAGAGGTAAGGAAAATGGGTGCCATGTTTTTGTTAagctatccatgtaaatgtattgttcgaTATACCGgtatttaaatatatattcttTGTACCGGAACAACTCCGTAGCTTCCTGGACATGAAAAAATAACATAGGCTGCATTAGAAGGAAAAGGCCTGTCTTATTGAAccatgttaagcctttctttttaaaataatgaTGATTAATTAAGAGCTccttaaattttcttttttgtttctccATCTTATTGAGGTCAAATAAGAGCTTAACAAATGATGTTTAAAGATTCAATTTTCAATT
Protein-coding sequences here:
- the LOC117354710 gene encoding zinc finger protein 605-like isoform X1 — protein: MAAGLSAQQMQVAFEDVAIAFTQEEWRYLDAEQKELYWEVTKENYETLMSLGLEVTQGRKSEENREEGAIEMDQMSRQSGFDCDIVLLGTEKRHSRHGKKESENEQRDFVGDSPDGVTECERRDSALTNSTDHQKDGETKKPFACRTCGRRFQKKKRRVTLQRKERKFHINSDRMRPNLRQRDGVGKTSFLCDICGRNFNRKSRFIFHREIHKGERTCPTSSDQMTSFTHQRQLRSKTSVPNISKEQKSSNLHHTEETGKKSFLSDTWGGSFDTESYLMGHQNSHSSKTLFSCTEAHLRTHTGVRPFPCSQCGIRFTHKHHLTRHQQLHKKKPFLCSECGKRFIQKHQLRRHQRLHSKKSSCSEPSRKIICKDMLLSHRKIHTNRKRVTLTEKRGNHPGEKQVSCSECEENLVRNRMLVFRQKIHTGVKPVTWSEYDKSFFQKTEVRNHQDIHTGVRPPSCSHCGKSFIQKTHFIRLQKLLVGEAPFSCTDCGRTYLHKKSFRRHQKLHASAKLFSRTECEKNVTGENLLMSRRIIHTGDEPVSSVPECDKTDFWKRKLRNHQKIHPRPFTCSDCSKGFFQKRHLIRHQKLHAGERPFSCSKCDKRYVDKERLDQHKKVHALSKDKDLLLSPQKIDTDHKPVTCIKYDKSNVQKRKLRNQIIHADVRPFSCSDCGKTFFRKWLFIKHQKLHAGERPFSSPQSDTTFVHKDSLKRQTSFVVCARPQPFTCAVYDKNGFRTPDLAECQNVCRGGRRFLCSECGRRFRLKKNLTRHQKLHNVERLFPCSQCDKSYFHERDRRRHVKLHTADRLFSGFVSAKNFNSENLHRPQSTCPEYDNEDFQKPDLRNHQSERTDKLSPLSEQ
- the LOC117354710 gene encoding oocyte zinc finger protein XlCOF6-like isoform X2 — encoded protein: MMQVAFEDVAIAFTQEEWRYLDAEQKELYWEVTKENYETLMSLGLEVTQGRKSEENREEGAIEMDQMSRQSGFDCDIVLLGTEKRHSRHGKKESENEQRDFVGDSPDGVTECERRDSALTNSTDHQKDGETKKPFACRTCGRRFQKKKRRVTLQRKERKFHINSDRMRPNLRQRDGVGKTSFLCDICGRNFNRKSRFIFHREIHKGERTCPTSSDQMTSFTHQRQLRSKTSVPNISKEQKSSNLHHTEETGKKSFLSDTWGGSFDTESYLMGHQNSHSSKTLFSCTEAHLRTHTGVRPFPCSQCGIRFTHKHHLTRHQQLHKKKPFLCSECGKRFIQKHQLRRHQRLHSKKSSCSEPSRKIICKDMLLSHRKIHTNRKRVTLTEKRGNHPGEKQVSCSECEENLVRNRMLVFRQKIHTGVKPVTWSEYDKSFFQKTEVRNHQDIHTGVRPPSCSHCGKSFIQKTHFIRLQKLLVGEAPFSCTDCGRTYLHKKSFRRHQKLHASAKLFSRTECEKNVTGENLLMSRRIIHTGDEPVSSVPECDKTDFWKRKLRNHQKIHPRPFTCSDCSKGFFQKRHLIRHQKLHAGERPFSCSKCDKRYVDKERLDQHKKVHALSKDKDLLLSPQKIDTDHKPVTCIKYDKSNVQKRKLRNQIIHADVRPFSCSDCGKTFFRKWLFIKHQKLHAGERPFSSPQSDTTFVHKDSLKRQTSFVVCARPQPFTCAVYDKNGFRTPDLAECQNVCRGGRRFLCSECGRRFRLKKNLTRHQKLHNVERLFPCSQCDKSYFHERDRRRHVKLHTADRLFSGFVSAKNFNSENLHRPQSTCPEYDNEDFQKPDLRNHQSERTDKLSPLSEQ